In bacterium BMS3Abin02, the sequence CAGTGGGAGCAGACCACGCCGGGTACCTGATGAAGGAACACATCGGACGAATGCTCTCGGAAGCCGGGCACGCCGTGGTCGACGTCGGCACCTACTCCGAGGATCCCGTCGACTATCCCGACTACGCGGCGGCGGTGAGCCGCATGGTCCGGGAAGGACGGGCCGATCGGGGCATCGTCGTCTGCGGATCGGGCGCGGGCGCGGCGATCGCGGCGAACAAGCTGCATGGGATCAGGGCGGCGCTCTCTCACGACACGTACTCTGCCCACCAGTCCGTCGAACACGATGACGCCAACGTCCTGGCCATGGGAAGCAAGGTCATCGGATCGGCCCTCGCAGACGAGATCGTCGTGGCGTTCATCAACGCCCGTTTCGATGGTGAGGAACGGCACGTGCGCCGGCTCAACAAGGTGATCGCGCTCGAGGAGCAAGGCTAGGAACCCACCGGGTACCGTGAGCTTGTTCCCCAAACGCCGATAGGCTCTCAGCGATCGAACGCAGGGACGGTGGTGATGCAACTCGAGGTCTTCGGCGACGCCGCGATGCTCGCCGAACATGCCTCCTCCTCGATCGCCGCCGAGATCCGAGGTGGCATGAGCACCCTCGGTCTCGCCGGCGGCAACACGCCGAGGGCAACCTACGAGCGGCTCAGAAGCCAGGATGTCCCGTGGGACGAGGTCGTGGCGTGGCTCCCCGA encodes:
- the rpiB_2 gene encoding ribose-5-phosphate isomerase B, coding for MRIAVGADHAGYLMKEHIGRMLSEAGHAVVDVGTYSEDPVDYPDYAAAVSRMVREGRADRGIVVCGSGAGAAIAANKLHGIRAALSHDTYSAHQSVEHDDANVLAMGSKVIGSALADEIVVAFINARFDGEERHVRRLNKVIALEEQG